A window of Flammeovirga kamogawensis genomic DNA:
AGACATCATTAAACCAATTTTCATCAGTAAAGAATTACAAAGTTTTGCGTATTTAGCAGAACCAACTATACCTGAAGAGTATAAGTCGTAAGTAAAAATATAAGTATCTTTATCTGCTAAAATGATATCTCTAGCCTCGTTCAATTCTTTTGCCATGTCGATTAAGACATCTTTCTGAGGGTCTAATTGAGGATAATAATTTAATTCTGTATAACCTTTACCGGCTTCAAAATAAGGAATATCACCATACATCTGAGTTGCTCTAAGTAGATTTACTACTCTTACAATTCTCATTTGAGCAATTTTAGGTTCAGAATTCTCTTCATTCTCTAAACGAGACATTACATCTGTGATATTTTTTATTATATCACCAAAGATCAAATCCCATGTTGGACTAGTAAAACCATCTGACACTCCAAATCCGCCAGCAGTACTGTATAAATTAGCAGAGTTTTGTGCATAAGGACCTGACATAATTAAGTTACCTCTCCATCCTTCATGCCCTGAAGCAAACATTTTCAACTGTGAGAATGTAAATAAATGTTTCACATCAAGGTCATTACTTGTCCAAGGATTTTTATTCATCTCCTCGAACTTATTTGTACAACCCATTAGAGTAGCAGCTGCAACTGCTGATCCAATTAATATCTTTTTTAAATTCATTGTAATCAATATTAGAAATTAGCGTTTAATTTGAATCCGTAAGTTCTTGGTATTGTTAAATTTGAGTATTCAATACCTTGTCCGTTACCAGATGTGAAAGAAGATTCAGGATCAATATTGTCCGTATTCTTCCATAAATAAGCTATATTAAACGCGTTAGCAGATAAAGATAAATTTCTAAGTGGTGTCTTCCCGATCACGTTATTAGAGAATCTATACGTTAAGCTTACTTCTCTTAATTTTATAAATGAAGCATCATAGATAAATTGTTCTGCAACACTACTTACTGCTGCATAATATTGTTCTGGATCTACATTTCCAGTAAAAGGAGTACCATCAGATAATACAAAATCATTTGAAGGCAACCAATTTCCACCATTATAATATTCTTCTCTACCAACTAAAGTCTCCTTATGTTTACCTGAAGCATACATACTAGATTCGGTATTAGAATAAATATCACCACCCCACTTGCTATCAATTAAGAAAGAGAACGATACATTTTTATAATTAAAGGTATTTCTCAAACCGGCCATCCATGGTTGAACTCCATTCCCTATTTCATGTACTCCATCCATTTTTTGAGGGCGACCATCTGCATCAACAACAATTTTTCCTGTTGCATCATCTCTTAAATATTTAGAGCCTACAATTACGCCATAAGACTCACCTGGTCTTGCTTGAACAGAAACACCATTAATTGACATCAATTGGAAAGACTCTACTCCATCTGTTAATGAAACTACTTTGTTATCATTATAAGATGTATTGAATGTCATATTCCAAGAGAAGTTATCCGTTTTAATTGGATTATAATTCAACATAATTTCCACACCAGAGTTATCAATCTGACCTGCATTAATTAATGCTGATTCAAAACCTGAACCTTTAGAAATATCAACTCCTAAAATCTGATCAACCGCTGATGATTTGTAGTAAGCTACATCAATTCCAAATTTATCTTCAAAGAATCTTAAATCTAAACCAATCTCATATGATGTTTGAATTGATGGCTTTAAAACTCTGTTAGGAATTTGATTTCCTTCAACACCACCAATATTAATTCCATTATGGTTATTACCATCAAGGTTATATTGTAAAGCTAATAAATAAGGGTCTGTATCACTACCTACTTGTGCTAGGTTAGCTCTCAACTTACCAAATGACAACCAATCTGGAGTATCCCAATCCATATCAGAGAATACCCATGATGCACTTACTGAAGGATAAAAGAATGAATTATTTGCGATTGGTAACGTAGAAGACCAGTCATTTCTTGCAGATACATCTAAGAATAAATATCCTTTATAACCAACTGAAGCAGTAGCATAAACCGAAGCAATTGCTTTTTCATAAGAACTATAAGATAAGAATCTATCCTGACCTGCTTGAGGATTTTGAAAGTCTGGAGAATTAAATCCACTAGAACCTGTATCAGAATAATCTCTTCTATTTTGCATGTAAGAACCACCCAAGTTACCAGTAATATCAAAGTCACCAAATTGTTTATGGTACATCAATAAGAAATCAAAGTTGTTTTCACGTTCAATATTTGATCTTTGATAAGCTCTACCCTGCTCATAATAAGGCGTATACAAAGGTTGTAATACATCTTGCTTAAAGCTATTAAAGTCTGTACCAGCTCTACCCATTAATTTTAAGTAATCTGTAAACTCATACGTTAAGCTTGCCATACCAATTAAACGATCCAATTGATCTTGATTGACAACTTCATGCATTGTCCAATAAGGGTTAGATTCTTTATCATTATAACCTTTTGGACGGCCAGTAACTGGATCTTTATAATCACTCAACCAATTCTGATCAATAGTAGTAGGTAAACTTAACATATTACCCATATAGTTATTTACACTATTACCCATTTCCATACGGTTGTATGCTTTTTGATTAATGTAAGAGACTCTTGAATCTAACTTCAACTTGTCATTAATCATTTTTGTAGTTCCGCGTAAATTGAAAGTATTACGTTTGTATGTACTGTTATCAACCATTCCTTTATTATCCATATTTGAATATGAGAAACGTACTGTCGATTTATCTGTACTTCCTGTTAAAGCGACGTTTGTATTCCAAGTCTGACCTGTGTTAAAGAAAGATCTATAATTATCATAACCAGATACTACTCTTTCCTTACCATCATAATATGCTTTAGATTTCTGACCTGTTATCTTTGGTCCCCACATAGATGTCTGGTTTTTAGGATTAGAAGGTGCTGTACCTAGAGTACCCTGTGCATATTGCATTTGATCATTTGGAGTAATACCAACAGCATCAAATGTAACACCAGTATTAAAATCAATTCCTAATGCTTTTCCTTTAGTTCCACTTTTTGTTGTGATTAAAACCACACCATTAATTGCTCTAGAACCATATAAAGCAGTTGCAGAACCACCTTTTAATACCGACATAGATTCAATATCATCAGGGTTAATTGAAGATAGACCGTCACCTGTGTTTACATCACCAGAATCTGAAGAGTCTCCTGCATCTTTTAATGTATTATTTGAAATCGGCACACCATCAATTACATATAACGGTTGGTTATTACCTGATAAATTTGCGTTACCACGAATAACAACACGAGAACCCGAACCAGCTCCACCGCCTACTGGAGCAACTTGAACACCTGCCACTTTACCAGATAAAGAGTTCATTACATTTGATGAAGATCCAGCTGATCCTAAATCTTCTGAAGAAACTTCTTGCATTGCATAACCTAAAGAACGTTCTGAACGCTCAATACCTAATGCTGTAACTACTACTTCTTCAAGTTCTTCAGCATCGATATCTAGTTTTACTGTAATATCTGATGCATTTGTCATTGCCACTTCTTTAGAAGTATAACCAATAAACGAAAACACCAATGCAGTTTGATCAGAAGTTAATGAAATTGAGAATTTACCATCTAAGTCTGTAACAGTACCACTAGCTGTACCTTTAATTAGAACGTTAACGCCTGGAAGAGGTGAGTCATCCGTCACGTCTTTTACAGTACCCGTAACTACTCGGTCTTGAGCATACGCGTTACTGAGCATCAAAAAGATGCTACACAACAGTAATAAATGTTTTTTCATGTTGATAAAAATGAATAGAAATTAGATAAATTTTAGCTAAAATTTCAATAATGATATCTTGTATCTTATGTGTTATTTATTTCAGAAATCAATTATTAAAACCTTAGTAGATTATATTAAAAATTTGAATAGATAAATATTATTATAAGTGTATGAATAGTATATGTAAATCGTTGAAGGGAAAAGAATAAAATATCAGATGAATAAAGGAAGGTTTTATAAAATTTCTAACCCTTCCTGCTTAAAACCTTGAACAATACCATCATTAGCATTGAGCTCTGTTATAAGCATATGAATTTTATTTATTGGAATCCCTAAAAATGGTTGAGAAGTCATCAATTTATCTGAAGTAGCAACTGATACAACTTTTAATGCTGCATTACTCATTGCACTTTTCACTTCAACTTCTTCTCTGTCAATATCTGTAATACCTCGCTTTAAATCGATACTTCTTGTACCCATAAAACAAAGGTCTGCTCTTATTTCACTAAGTTCTTTCATTACTGAGTTTCCAACAGTAACTAAAGCATTTGGTAACATTTTACCACCTAAAAAGTATACATCAATAAATCTGTAAGGGGCAAGACTAGTTGCTACAGGTAAACAGTTGGTGATAATTGTTGCTTTTAAATCTTTTGGAAGTCTTTTAGTAATTTCAAGATTTGTGGTCCCTCCATCAATTAGGATAACCATATCATCTTTAATTAAAGAAATAGCCTTATCTGCGATTACTTCTTTATTGGCTTTACTATATACTTCTCTATCTTCGTAGCTAAATGGAATATAAGATGAAACATCCTCCATTCCTCCACTTATATTATTCTGATTTTTTACGGCTCCTCCATGTACTCTACGGATTGTACCTAAATCAGACAATTCTCTTAAATCTCTTCTTATTGTATCTTCTGAGACATTTAAAGACGTACTCAATTCCGAAGAAAGAACTTTATTATTTTTTCTTATTTCATCTAAAATAAACTGTTGTCTTTCTTCCTTTAACATATCGTACTAAAATTAAATGAATAATTATTATTAAGTGTTTTGACTACACCACAAACATACATGAACACGCATAAACACGCAAATAATAGTTCCTTTTTTTTAATAAATAAATGCAAACAAGCACAAACAATTGATAATGTAAAATAAAATCATGCAATAAAAGCATCTTTTTATACAAAAAAAGGCATTTACCCATTGGTAAACACCTTTTATATCTTTAAAAATCTAAAATCGATTTATCTTAAATTAATTCTGTTTTATTCGGTTATTGCCGAAATACTCTCTTCTAAATAGCTTTTCACCTGTTCCATTAACCACATTGGGGTTGATGTTGCACCAGAAATACCTACTTTATCATTAGGTTTAATCCAATCTAGATCAATTTCTTTCTCATTTTCCACAAAATAACTTCTTGGGTTATTTTTTAGACAAACGTTATAAAGAGCCTTTCCATTAGATGATTTCTTTCCACTTACAAAGATAATCACATCCATCTCACCCGAGAACTTTACCATTTGAGGCTCTCTGTTAGAAACCTGACGACAGATACTATCA
This region includes:
- a CDS encoding SusC/RagA family TonB-linked outer membrane protein; its protein translation is MKKHLLLLCSIFLMLSNAYAQDRVVTGTVKDVTDDSPLPGVNVLIKGTASGTVTDLDGKFSISLTSDQTALVFSFIGYTSKEVAMTNASDITVKLDIDAEELEEVVVTALGIERSERSLGYAMQEVSSEDLGSAGSSSNVMNSLSGKVAGVQVAPVGGGAGSGSRVVIRGNANLSGNNQPLYVIDGVPISNNTLKDAGDSSDSGDVNTGDGLSSINPDDIESMSVLKGGSATALYGSRAINGVVLITTKSGTKGKALGIDFNTGVTFDAVGITPNDQMQYAQGTLGTAPSNPKNQTSMWGPKITGQKSKAYYDGKERVVSGYDNYRSFFNTGQTWNTNVALTGSTDKSTVRFSYSNMDNKGMVDNSTYKRNTFNLRGTTKMINDKLKLDSRVSYINQKAYNRMEMGNSVNNYMGNMLSLPTTIDQNWLSDYKDPVTGRPKGYNDKESNPYWTMHEVVNQDQLDRLIGMASLTYEFTDYLKLMGRAGTDFNSFKQDVLQPLYTPYYEQGRAYQRSNIERENNFDFLLMYHKQFGDFDITGNLGGSYMQNRRDYSDTGSSGFNSPDFQNPQAGQDRFLSYSSYEKAIASVYATASVGYKGYLFLDVSARNDWSSTLPIANNSFFYPSVSASWVFSDMDWDTPDWLSFGKLRANLAQVGSDTDPYLLALQYNLDGNNHNGINIGGVEGNQIPNRVLKPSIQTSYEIGLDLRFFEDKFGIDVAYYKSSAVDQILGVDISKGSGFESALINAGQIDNSGVEIMLNYNPIKTDNFSWNMTFNTSYNDNKVVSLTDGVESFQLMSINGVSVQARPGESYGVIVGSKYLRDDATGKIVVDADGRPQKMDGVHEIGNGVQPWMAGLRNTFNYKNVSFSFLIDSKWGGDIYSNTESSMYASGKHKETLVGREEYYNGGNWLPSNDFVLSDGTPFTGNVDPEQYYAAVSSVAEQFIYDASFIKLREVSLTYRFSNNVIGKTPLRNLSLSANAFNIAYLWKNTDNIDPESSFTSGNGQGIEYSNLTIPRTYGFKLNANF
- a CDS encoding DeoR/GlpR family DNA-binding transcription regulator; translated protein: MLKEERQQFILDEIRKNNKVLSSELSTSLNVSEDTIRRDLRELSDLGTIRRVHGGAVKNQNNISGGMEDVSSYIPFSYEDREVYSKANKEVIADKAISLIKDDMVILIDGGTTNLEITKRLPKDLKATIITNCLPVATSLAPYRFIDVYFLGGKMLPNALVTVGNSVMKELSEIRADLCFMGTRSIDLKRGITDIDREEVEVKSAMSNAALKVVSVATSDKLMTSQPFLGIPINKIHMLITELNANDGIVQGFKQEGLEIL